Part of the Catalinimonas alkaloidigena genome is shown below.
TCAGTTGTTAGATAGCGGTGAGCGAATTCATAATTACCGCAAAAAATTCATAAACCAGTTTTTTCCAACCTTTATCAAGCATTACAATAACCTCTCCGGACAGAAAGAAGAGGTAGAGATTACGTATCAATCCGACTTTGAGAACCCGCAATTCAAAAAGCAGTTTTATAAAAATTACCGCAGAGACCTGCTTGCTCAGCGTACCACACAAGGGATACACAAGGATGATTTTCTTTTTGAGATTAATGGCTTTCCGGTCAAAAAATACGGCTCTCAGGGGCAGCAGAAGTCTTTTGTCATCTCGCTAAAGTTAAGCCAGTTTGATATTATCAAGGAAGAAGTGAAAACCAAGCCCATCCTTCTGCTGGATGATGTCTTTGACAAGTTGGACGATTTTCGCATTGGCAAGCTCAGCGAAATGGTAGCTGCTCAGTCTTTTGGACAGCTTTTCGTCACAGATGCCCGCCCAGAGCGCACTTATCAGATTTTTGATCCCATAAAAGCTGACAAAAAAGTATTTACCATTTATCAGGGGCAAGTAACGCAGGTAGATAGTATGTAATCTGGCTAGGCCGGGATAAAAGCGAAAAATATTAACCAGACCAGCACTAAAGCCGGGAGCAAGATAGGCAATGAAAAACGAATGATATACCCAAAGAATGATGGCATTTTGATGCCAATCTGCTCAGCAATGGATTTCACCATAAAGTTAGGCCCATTGCCGATATAGGTCATGGCACCAAAAAATACTGATGCTACCGAAATAGCGGTAAGTCTGAGTACACTATTCGCATATTCACCCTGGGCAAAAGCCACTACCTCGCTAGCATCGCTAATACTGGCTCCCTGCGAAGCCATAGCTGCTGCCAGAAAGTTTAAGTAGGTAGGCGCATTGTCCAGAAAACCGGAAAGTAGTCCAGTACCCCAATAAAGCGTATTATGAGTAATCAGTGCCGCTCCTGCTTCTGAGCGGGCAAAATCACCGACCAGCTCAAGGGCGGGCATCATCGTTCCGAAAATGCCAACGAAGATAAACGCTACTTCTCTTATAGGCTCAAAGTTGAAATCATTTCCTTTGAGTGCTTCTTTACTGGCAAAACGAAAGGATAGATAAGCTACAGAAAACATGATAATTTCTCTCACAAAAGAGAATGTAGCACCGTCGTATTCTATGCCGGGCACAAAATCTAATTTGTTGGGGTCTATAAAAACTGCGATAACGACTATGCCCAACCACAAAAAGTTACGCGTACCTACTAACGAAATTTTATTGGTATAAGTAACCTGCTCTTCCTCCAGGCCATTCTCCGGCTTGTTTCTGCTATCC
Proteins encoded:
- the recF gene encoding DNA replication/repair protein RecF (All proteins in this family for which functions are known are DNA-binding proteins that assist the filamentation of RecA onto DNA for the initiation of recombination or recombinational repair.) yields the protein MWLENISLLNFKNYEELTLSFSKQINCLVGENGSGKTNLLDAIYYLSLTKSAFSSTEAQNIRHEAPFFMLKGLFHKQDEKYNVQFSLQNGQKKQYKNSRIPYEKLSEHIGLFPVVLITPDDTDIIKGGSEIRRKFYDGIISQINGDYLDHLLRYNHTLKQRNSLLKQFAEQNYYDNDLLDSYSDQLLDSGERIHNYRKKFINQFFPTFIKHYNNLSGQKEEVEITYQSDFENPQFKKQFYKNYRRDLLAQRTTQGIHKDDFLFEINGFPVKKYGSQGQQKSFVISLKLSQFDIIKEEVKTKPILLLDDVFDKLDDFRIGKLSEMVAAQSFGQLFVTDARPERTYQIFDPIKADKKVFTIYQGQVTQVDSM